The Arachis ipaensis cultivar K30076 chromosome B07, Araip1.1, whole genome shotgun sequence genome includes a window with the following:
- the LOC107607521 gene encoding glycine-rich cell wall structural protein 1.8-like — protein MAKEASATTHGASSSTILPSSCTSLSLSLCGDLLMDWWQRDAARRRLFPSRKLSPSARRCGDLAARRCVVCKEKGWQVVKRRCLCNKGVKVSVSGRQGGRGRNHRRSRSGGQGSAWHRRRGGEDEGSDDDDSGQGGGGYGGGRYDSGDRGGCGGVYGGHNGEGDGGQGRSSGGGGGGHAGGGDGQAAGGEAGGQSQVYGCGGVSGEAKVGGDMVG, from the exons ATGGCGAAGGAGGCTTCGGCGACAACACACGGTGCCTCCTCCTCCACGATACTCCCTTCCTCCTGcacgtctctctctctctctctttgtggTGACTTGTTGATGGATTGGTGGCAACGGGACGCAGCTCGACGGCGTCTTTTTCCTTCCCGCAAGCTTTCTCCCTCAGCACGACGGTGTGGTGACTTGGCGGCAAG GCGCTGTGTTGTGTGTAAAGAAAAAGGATGGCAGGTGGTGAAGCGGCGGTGCTTATGTAATAAGGGAGTGAAGGTGAGTGTTAG TGGACGGCAAGGGGGGAGGGGTCGCAACCATAGAAGAAGTAGAAGTGGTGGTCAAGGAAGTGCCTGGCATAGAAGGAGAGGTGGAGAGGATGAGGGTAGCGATGATGACGACAGTGGTCAGGGAGGCGGTGGTTATGGTGGTGGAAGGTACGACAGTGGTGACAGAGGTGGTTGTGGAGGTGTATACGGGGGCCACAATGGTGAAGGTGATGGTGGTCAGGGTAGGAGTagcggaggtggtggtggtggtcatGCCGGAGGAGGTGACGGCCAGGCTGCAGGAGGTGAGGCAGGTGGCCAAAGCCAGGTATACGGTTGCGGGGGTGTGTCTGGAGAAGCTAAGGTAGGTGGCGATATGGTCGGATGA